The Phaeacidiphilus oryzae TH49 region ACCATCGGCGACGTCACGGCCACCGCGCTGGCCTTCATCTTCTACTCGATGCCGGTCTTCCTGGTCGCGCTGCTGATGATCCAGGTCTTCGCCCTGTCGCTGGGCTGGGTGGACGCCAACGTGCCCCAGGACCAGTCGCTCAGCGGGGCCATGGGCCAGTTCAAGGACCTGATCCTGCCGATCGCCGCGCTCGCCACCACCGCCGTCGCCTCCTACTCCCGGTACCAGCGCTCGGCCTCGCTGGACGTGCTGGCGCAGGACTACATCAAGGTGGCCCGGGCCAAGGGCCTGGCCGAGCGGATGGTGTACTCGCGGCACCTGGTGCGCAACGCCTCGCTGCCGATGATCACCCTGATCGGCCTCTCGCTGCCGGTGCTGATCGGCGGCAACGTGCTGATCGAGTACGCGTTCAACATCAACGGGCTCGGCCTGATGTTCGTCAACGCCCTGCAGAACGACGACTACAACGTGCTGATGGCCTACACCCTGCTGACGGCGATCCTCACCGTCGTGGGCAAC contains the following coding sequences:
- a CDS encoding ABC transporter permease, translating into MAGYLIRRLGTAIIVILGIILVTFLMLHIVAPSPAQTVLGPKASPEAIRAWNHANGFDQPWINQFGTYLDRLFHGNLGWSFKLNQTVDSLFKEKAPLSAFLSAASLVVAIAVALPLGIFQAVKRNTIGDVTATALAFIFYSMPVFLVALLMIQVFALSLGWVDANVPQDQSLSGAMGQFKDLILPIAALATTAVASYSRYQRSASLDVLAQDYIKVARAKGLAERMVYSRHLVRNASLPMITLIGLSLPVLIGGNVLIEYAFNINGLGLMFVNALQNDDYNVLMAYTLLTAILTVVGNLVADVCLSLSDPRIKLV